A region from the Sandaracinus amylolyticus genome encodes:
- a CDS encoding transglutaminase-like domain-containing protein: MNLGEIAVGVAGMLLGASAFQKGARRVQYGMRGARVERDPGPRGHAGRSVGRVARGGMALELREVKSLEERINAIRDRAKRGRIDPKVIRWARAQVTRRCGQTWCVPEKDTAAEIRAIFEGLRRDVRYTSDVLGVDTYATPRRTLEMRAGDCDDYSSLACASLMAIGVPCRFKVVRTRDSRSWNHIYVQGGIPKDAPRRWVTLDASVNVPVGWEVPAHQVADSRVFEVLG, encoded by the coding sequence GTGAACCTCGGTGAGATCGCGGTGGGCGTGGCGGGGATGCTGCTCGGCGCGAGCGCCTTCCAGAAGGGCGCTCGCCGCGTGCAGTACGGCATGCGCGGCGCGCGCGTCGAGAGGGACCCGGGCCCGCGCGGACACGCCGGACGTTCGGTGGGCCGCGTTGCGCGTGGAGGGATGGCGCTCGAGCTTCGTGAGGTGAAGAGCCTCGAGGAGCGCATCAATGCGATCCGGGACCGCGCAAAGCGCGGCCGCATCGACCCGAAGGTCATCCGGTGGGCGCGCGCTCAGGTGACGCGGCGATGCGGGCAAACGTGGTGCGTGCCCGAGAAGGATACCGCCGCGGAGATCCGCGCCATCTTCGAGGGCCTGCGCCGCGACGTCCGCTACACCAGCGACGTCCTCGGCGTCGATACGTATGCCACGCCGCGCCGAACGCTCGAGATGAGGGCGGGCGACTGCGACGACTACAGCTCGCTCGCATGTGCGTCGCTCATGGCCATCGGCGTTCCCTGCCGGTTCAAGGTCGTGCGCACGCGCGACAGCCGGTCGTGGAATCACATCTACGTGCAGGGCGGCATTCCGAAGGACGCGCCGCGGCGTTGGGTGACGCTCGATGCGAGCGTCAATGTCCCGGTGGGCTGGGAAGTTCCGGCGCACCAGGTCGCCGATTCGCGCGTCTTCGAGGTGCTCGGCTGA